One region of Halomicrobium sp. LC1Hm genomic DNA includes:
- a CDS encoding CPBP family intramembrane glutamic endopeptidase encodes MARSDLIMDVRRVLVNPRERRLRAGWRLLVGLPVLLFVLAVAGVGQQALQAAPLTVPVLAGGAILAGALLSYGAGTGTLVALSWWLGGRTLAGLGLGGDGWWRNLGFGLVVGVAMTTAIFLVELGLGLIAVDGVLVARQPNQFGVALPALVAVPVTLLFFVGVGVFEEVLTRGYLLHNVAEGLSGVGPIGKRGAIAAAAALTSAVFGLLHLTNPSTTLFSTLNITVVGLFFAATYVVTDDLGIPIGIHITWNFSLSSLYGFPVSGLAMPGTVLSVRQTGADVVTGGTFGPEGGLILYLGLAVGIGLTWWWVRRVDGPVRFRTDIADPDLRDPPRPE; translated from the coding sequence ATGGCGCGATCGGATCTCATCATGGACGTACGCCGCGTGCTCGTGAACCCGCGGGAACGACGCCTGCGAGCGGGCTGGCGACTGCTCGTCGGACTGCCGGTGCTCCTGTTCGTGCTGGCGGTCGCGGGCGTCGGTCAGCAGGCGTTACAGGCCGCACCGCTCACGGTGCCAGTGCTCGCAGGTGGGGCGATCCTGGCGGGTGCGCTGTTGTCCTACGGTGCGGGGACGGGCACGCTGGTCGCGCTCTCGTGGTGGCTCGGCGGCCGGACCCTCGCGGGACTGGGATTGGGCGGCGACGGCTGGTGGCGCAACCTCGGGTTCGGACTCGTCGTCGGGGTCGCGATGACGACGGCGATCTTCCTCGTCGAGTTGGGGCTGGGGCTGATCGCCGTCGACGGCGTGCTCGTCGCGAGACAACCGAACCAGTTCGGCGTCGCCCTGCCGGCACTGGTCGCCGTTCCCGTCACGCTCCTCTTTTTCGTCGGCGTCGGCGTCTTCGAGGAGGTGCTGACGCGTGGCTACCTGCTGCACAACGTCGCCGAGGGGCTGAGCGGTGTCGGACCGATCGGCAAGCGGGGCGCGATCGCGGCCGCGGCGGCCCTGACCAGCGCCGTCTTCGGTCTGTTGCACCTGACAAACCCCAGCACGACGCTGTTCTCGACGCTCAACATCACCGTCGTCGGCCTGTTTTTCGCCGCGACCTACGTCGTCACCGACGATCTGGGCATCCCGATCGGGATCCACATCACGTGGAACTTCTCGCTGTCCTCGCTGTATGGCTTTCCCGTCAGCGGACTCGCGATGCCGGGGACCGTCCTCTCGGTCCGCCAGACCGGTGCCGACGTAGTGACCGGCGGCACGTTCGGGCCGGAGGGCGGACTGATCCTCTATCTCGGGCTCGCGGTCGGGATCGGGCTCACCTGGTGGTGGGTCCGCCGAGTTGACGGCCCGGTGCGTTTCCGGACCGACATCGCCGACCCCGATCTGCGCGATCCGCCCCGGCCCGAGTGA
- a CDS encoding bacteriorhodopsin produces MPATTTLLQATQSEAVTAIENDVLLSSSLWANVALAGLAILLFVYMGRNVEAPRAKLIWGATLMIPLVSISSYLGLLSGLTVGFIEMPPGHALAGEEVMSQWGRYLTWALSTPMILLALGLLADVDVGDLFVVIAADIGMCVTGLAAALITSSYGLRWAFYLVSCAFFLVVLYAILVEWPQSATAAGTDEIFGTLRALTVVLWLGYPIIWAVGIEGLALVQSVGLTSWGYSALDIGAKYLFAFLLLRWVAANQDVVGQPTLGTHSEETAPADD; encoded by the coding sequence ATGCCAGCAACCACCACCCTCTTGCAGGCCACACAGTCAGAGGCGGTCACGGCGATCGAGAACGACGTACTGTTGAGTTCGTCGCTGTGGGCGAACGTCGCCCTCGCCGGGCTGGCGATCCTGCTGTTCGTGTACATGGGACGCAACGTCGAAGCCCCGCGGGCGAAGCTCATCTGGGGGGCGACGCTGATGATCCCGCTGGTGTCGATCTCCAGTTACCTCGGCCTGCTCTCCGGGCTGACGGTCGGCTTCATCGAGATGCCGCCGGGACACGCACTGGCCGGCGAGGAGGTCATGAGCCAGTGGGGGCGCTACCTCACGTGGGCGCTGTCGACGCCGATGATCCTGCTGGCGCTGGGGCTCCTGGCGGACGTCGACGTCGGTGACCTGTTCGTCGTGATCGCGGCCGACATCGGTATGTGCGTGACCGGGCTGGCCGCGGCGCTGATCACGTCCTCGTACGGGCTCCGGTGGGCGTTCTACCTCGTCAGCTGTGCCTTCTTCCTCGTCGTGCTGTACGCCATCCTGGTCGAGTGGCCACAGAGCGCGACGGCGGCGGGCACCGACGAGATCTTCGGGACGCTGCGAGCCCTGACGGTGGTCCTGTGGCTCGGCTACCCGATCATCTGGGCCGTCGGTATCGAAGGGCTGGCGCTGGTCCAGTCGGTCGGGCTCACGTCGTGGGGGTACTCGGCGCTGGACATCGGCGCGAAGTACCTCTTCGCCTTCCTGCTGTTGCGCTGGGTCGCTGCGAACCAGGACGTCGTCGGACAGCCGACCCTCGGCACCCACTCCGAGGAGACGGCCCCGGCCGACGACTAA
- a CDS encoding ATPase domain-containing protein, which yields MRLESGVPGFDELVEGGLLENRLYVISGPPGSGKTTFSAQFITQGAKRGEDCLYVTMHETKEELMQDMAGYDFGFDRAMQSDAIQFLNLVTESGKRTITQFGSEGGLTSRLVAFIEQNNVERVVVDSTMLLQHFLTDVSEEITGFLSALKQTDATVLLISEMTDPTSYSDEHYLAHGVVFFHNFLDSGSMTRGLQVIKMRGTAIDCDIRRISFSDTGLRVHPSEKVES from the coding sequence ATGCGACTCGAGAGTGGTGTGCCGGGATTCGACGAACTCGTGGAGGGTGGGTTGCTGGAGAACCGGCTTTACGTGATCAGCGGTCCGCCCGGAAGCGGCAAGACGACGTTCAGCGCACAGTTCATCACACAGGGAGCCAAGCGCGGCGAGGACTGTCTCTACGTGACGATGCACGAGACCAAAGAGGAGCTGATGCAGGACATGGCCGGCTACGACTTCGGCTTCGACCGCGCGATGCAGTCCGACGCGATCCAGTTTCTCAACCTCGTCACCGAGAGCGGCAAGCGGACTATCACCCAGTTCGGTTCCGAGGGCGGACTGACGAGTCGCCTCGTCGCCTTCATCGAGCAGAACAACGTCGAACGGGTCGTCGTCGACTCGACGATGTTGCTCCAGCACTTTCTGACGGACGTTTCCGAGGAGATCACCGGCTTTCTCTCGGCGCTGAAACAGACCGACGCGACCGTCTTGCTCATCTCCGAGATGACCGACCCCACGTCGTACTCCGACGAGCACTACCTCGCCCACGGCGTCGTCTTCTTCCACAACTTCCTCGACAGCGGAAGCATGACCCGCGGGCTTCAGGTCATCAAGATGCGGGGGACTGCCATCGACTGTGACATCCGCCGGATCAGCTTCTCCGACACCGGTCTCCGGGTCCACCCGAGCGAGAAAGTGGAATCATGA
- a CDS encoding aldo/keto reductase — protein MNERELGTSGVEVSEIGFGAWVVGTDWWGDRSRDQAIEMVQHAIDQGVTYFDTGDVYGHGASEELIGEALAQHREDVTVSTKVGYDFYNNPQAGHGELPKRIDGEWIREALDNSLERLDMDYVDVLMLHNANADEVDADVLATLDELREEGKVEAIGWALGPSIGWLADGDAAVHEEFDALQTVFNMFEQVPGQHFLDTIRELDADTSVIARVPHSSGLLNEQVTPDTELGEGDHRSHRPTEWYETGWEKVDSVRFLEDPDHADGQRTMAQAALQWLLYHDEVASVTPTFRTAADIDEWAGAPATPALSDAEYERVQDLYADNFGIDRDDGMDQLRSSVGGEDLDETGTAPADD, from the coding sequence ATGAACGAGCGGGAACTCGGAACGTCTGGCGTCGAAGTTTCGGAGATCGGTTTCGGGGCCTGGGTCGTCGGCACCGACTGGTGGGGCGACCGCAGCCGCGACCAGGCCATCGAGATGGTCCAGCACGCCATCGACCAGGGCGTCACCTACTTCGACACCGGCGACGTGTACGGCCACGGGGCGAGTGAGGAACTGATCGGCGAGGCGCTGGCCCAGCACCGCGAGGACGTGACGGTTTCGACGAAGGTCGGCTACGACTTCTACAACAACCCACAGGCCGGCCACGGCGAACTCCCCAAGCGGATCGACGGCGAGTGGATCCGCGAGGCGCTGGACAACTCTCTTGAGCGACTCGACATGGACTACGTCGACGTGCTCATGTTGCACAACGCCAACGCCGACGAGGTCGACGCGGACGTGCTGGCGACGCTCGACGAACTCCGAGAGGAGGGCAAAGTCGAGGCGATCGGCTGGGCGCTCGGCCCCTCGATCGGCTGGCTGGCCGACGGCGACGCCGCCGTGCACGAGGAGTTCGACGCCCTCCAGACGGTCTTCAACATGTTCGAGCAGGTGCCGGGCCAGCACTTCCTCGACACCATCCGAGAGCTGGACGCCGACACCTCCGTCATCGCCCGCGTGCCCCACTCCTCGGGACTGCTCAACGAGCAGGTCACGCCCGACACCGAACTCGGCGAGGGCGACCACCGCTCTCACCGCCCGACCGAGTGGTACGAGACCGGCTGGGAGAAGGTCGACAGCGTCCGGTTCCTCGAAGACCCCGACCACGCCGACGGCCAGCGAACGATGGCCCAGGCCGCCCTCCAGTGGCTGCTGTACCACGACGAAGTCGCGAGCGTCACGCCGACGTTCCGGACCGCCGCCGACATCGACGAGTGGGCTGGCGCGCCGGCCACCCCGGCGCTGTCCGACGCGGAGTACGAGCGCGTCCAGGACCTGTACGCCGACAACTTCGGCATCGACCGCGACGACGGGATGGACCAGCTTCGCTCCTCCGTCGGCGGCGAGGACTTGGACGAGACGGGGACGGCTCCGGCCGACGACTGA
- a CDS encoding acyltransferase, producing MTKRHVSLPPLAEEGLRAFISEVDERLASDEDTCDVVEDVLIDLHGDREAYERWQSGEDVSPAERVRLQGYDPCNATLESEYYAEKDEDAFTESKYLQWLWRQFDATPMADNVEFALRFRRMIAEHLFEEVGDDCRFFKGITFTYGHNITVGDNVVIHDDVHLDDRGRLTISDRVSISDDAHVYTHDHDSVDQTHVDNYHTIVEDDARVTYDSMVRAGVRLGENSILAAKSSVSRDVPAHHIAAGTPAESVAIKDGWDSVADPLDGANVDRRDQRKLDTTVPDDVTQFDEFGRDLSPPDR from the coding sequence ATGACGAAGCGCCACGTCTCGCTGCCGCCGCTGGCCGAGGAGGGCCTGCGCGCGTTCATCTCCGAGGTCGACGAGCGCCTCGCGAGCGACGAGGACACCTGCGACGTCGTCGAGGACGTGCTCATCGACCTCCACGGAGATCGAGAGGCCTACGAGCGATGGCAGTCGGGCGAGGACGTGTCGCCGGCCGAACGGGTCCGTCTCCAGGGGTACGATCCCTGTAACGCGACCCTGGAGAGCGAGTACTACGCGGAGAAAGACGAGGACGCGTTCACCGAGTCGAAGTACCTCCAGTGGCTCTGGCGGCAGTTCGACGCGACGCCGATGGCCGACAACGTCGAGTTCGCGCTGCGCTTTCGCCGGATGATCGCGGAGCACCTCTTCGAGGAAGTCGGCGACGACTGTCGCTTTTTCAAGGGGATCACGTTCACCTACGGCCACAACATCACCGTCGGCGACAACGTCGTGATCCACGACGACGTACACCTGGACGACCGCGGACGGTTGACGATCAGTGACCGCGTCTCCATCTCCGACGACGCCCACGTCTACACCCACGACCACGATTCGGTCGACCAGACCCACGTCGACAACTACCACACGATCGTCGAAGACGACGCTCGGGTCACCTACGACTCGATGGTCCGGGCCGGCGTCCGACTGGGCGAGAACTCGATTCTCGCGGCCAAGTCGTCGGTCAGTCGCGACGTGCCGGCCCACCACATCGCGGCCGGCACCCCCGCGGAGAGCGTCGCCATCAAGGACGGCTGGGACTCCGTCGCCGACCCGCTCGACGGTGCCAACGTCGACCGGCGCGACCAGCGCAAACTCGACACGACGGTCCCCGACGACGTCACCCAGTTCGACGAGTTCGGTCGCGATCTGTCCCCGCCCGATCGGTGA
- a CDS encoding NAD(P)H-binding protein has translation MHVLVTGATGFVGGNLVPALLERGHEVRALVRDPTGYDGPDGVEVAVGDLLEPGSFDDALDGIDAAYYLVHSMRAGEDFEERDRTAARNFADAASEAGVDRVVYLGGLGEETTELSSHLESRREVERLLRDGDYDLTTLRAAIIIGDGSASFEMVRQMDRRLPVMTTPQWVETPSHPIAIDDVIAYLVGVLDVPETAGETYDIGGPEVLSYAEILKRTGKAMGTGEPYIIPIPVLSPRLSSYWIGFVTDVPTSVARPLIEGLKNPVVANDEPIRELLPVELTPFETAVERALGQREARLAVEQLPAEVRSR, from the coding sequence ATGCACGTTCTGGTCACCGGTGCGACCGGCTTCGTCGGCGGGAACCTCGTGCCCGCGTTGCTGGAGCGGGGCCACGAGGTACGGGCACTCGTTCGTGATCCGACGGGGTACGACGGCCCCGACGGGGTCGAGGTCGCCGTCGGCGACCTACTGGAACCGGGCAGTTTCGACGACGCGCTCGACGGGATCGACGCCGCGTACTACCTCGTCCACTCGATGCGGGCCGGCGAGGACTTCGAGGAGCGCGACCGGACCGCGGCGCGGAACTTCGCCGACGCGGCCAGCGAGGCGGGCGTCGACCGCGTCGTCTACCTCGGCGGGCTCGGTGAGGAGACGACGGAACTCTCTTCTCATCTCGAATCGCGACGGGAGGTCGAACGGCTGTTGCGAGACGGCGACTACGACCTGACGACGCTGCGGGCGGCGATCATCATCGGCGACGGCTCGGCGAGCTTCGAGATGGTGCGCCAGATGGACCGCCGGCTGCCGGTGATGACGACGCCACAGTGGGTCGAGACGCCCAGTCACCCAATCGCCATCGACGACGTGATCGCCTACCTCGTCGGGGTACTGGACGTGCCCGAGACCGCGGGCGAGACATACGACATCGGCGGGCCGGAGGTGCTTTCCTACGCGGAGATCCTCAAGCGGACCGGCAAGGCGATGGGCACCGGCGAGCCCTACATCATCCCGATTCCCGTCCTCTCGCCGCGGCTGTCCTCGTACTGGATCGGCTTCGTCACCGACGTGCCCACCAGCGTCGCACGGCCGCTGATCGAGGGGCTGAAAAATCCCGTCGTCGCCAACGACGAGCCGATCCGCGAACTGCTGCCCGTCGAGCTGACGCCGTTCGAGACCGCGGTCGAGCGGGCACTGGGCCAGCGCGAGGCCCGGCTGGCCGTCGAGCAGCTCCCGGCGGAGGTCCGGTCTCGGTGA
- a CDS encoding DUF5786 family protein — translation MSMGAYDEDEHERRERKNSDVDLSEDDDRTAYHGEVEYDSSDSTEELLDQFEQIKSS, via the coding sequence ATGTCGATGGGCGCATATGACGAAGACGAACACGAACGCCGCGAGCGCAAGAACAGCGACGTCGATCTGAGCGAAGACGACGACCGGACAGCGTACCACGGCGAAGTCGAGTACGACTCCAGCGATTCGACCGAAGAACTGCTCGACCAGTTCGAGCAGATCAAATCCTCGTAG
- a CDS encoding DUF5784 family protein, which produces MAGPIRFRHSSERWNAGRVHDALYQPLDAKFGATTADPWYRPPDGYEARRIAMDNGDLALFCWSDADAYWLGNTETPKTLWRTNKCTFEEAPHGIARWGKRELLAQLEQEDPWLAEYDHLAWFFLPVFFSKDGRESTRAFFRDHAGGFPDADREAALSFYEELLSTGLLDDHRYTMASKLGTSDGVDLTRMQATMGEFNAAKLLADAGHDFEPEVELGSGHALDFQVDDILVEVTRPQPTNRRKIDSPIHAVKASGDAKTRDQIAIHGNAALFVDCSSFPDDDWRRILGERPDVGHEPAVVFRMRPDGTTEGYAKGTLHLDVAGELERPAR; this is translated from the coding sequence GTGGCAGGCCCGATTCGATTTCGACACTCGTCCGAACGCTGGAATGCGGGACGAGTACACGACGCCCTCTACCAGCCCCTCGACGCGAAGTTCGGCGCGACCACGGCCGATCCGTGGTACCGCCCGCCCGACGGCTACGAAGCGCGCCGCATCGCGATGGACAACGGCGACCTCGCGCTGTTCTGTTGGTCCGACGCCGACGCCTACTGGCTGGGCAACACCGAGACGCCGAAGACGCTGTGGCGGACGAACAAGTGTACTTTCGAGGAAGCACCACACGGGATCGCCCGGTGGGGGAAGCGCGAACTGCTCGCCCAACTCGAACAGGAGGACCCGTGGCTGGCCGAATACGACCACCTGGCGTGGTTCTTCCTGCCGGTCTTCTTCTCGAAGGACGGTCGGGAGTCGACGCGAGCGTTCTTCCGGGACCACGCCGGTGGGTTCCCCGACGCCGACCGCGAGGCGGCGCTGTCTTTCTACGAGGAGCTGCTCTCGACGGGGCTGCTCGACGACCACCGCTACACGATGGCGAGCAAGCTCGGGACCAGTGATGGCGTCGACCTGACCAGAATGCAGGCGACGATGGGCGAGTTCAACGCCGCCAAGCTGCTCGCCGACGCGGGCCACGACTTCGAGCCCGAGGTCGAACTGGGGTCGGGCCACGCGCTGGACTTCCAGGTCGACGACATCCTCGTCGAGGTGACCCGCCCCCAGCCGACGAACCGCCGCAAGATCGACTCGCCGATCCACGCGGTCAAGGCAAGCGGCGACGCCAAGACCCGCGACCAGATCGCGATCCACGGCAACGCCGCGCTGTTCGTCGACTGCTCGTCGTTCCCCGACGACGATTGGCGACGCATTCTCGGGGAACGCCCCGACGTGGGCCACGAACCCGCCGTCGTCTTCCGGATGCGACCGGACGGCACGACCGAGGGGTACGCGAAGGGGACCTTGCACCTGGACGTGGCCGGCGAACTCGAACGGCCGGCCCGGTAG
- the rnz gene encoding ribonuclease Z: MRVTFLGTSGAVPTTERNPSALFVNRDGDKLLFDCGEGTQRQMMRFGTGFAVDHVFVTHTHGDHVLGIPGLLQTFDFNDREEPLAIHAPAGTRGTIEDLVSVTGDTPSFPVRITQVSAGDTVLDGDGYEVRAIRTQHRCQSVGYAVVEDDRKGRFDREKAEEQLGIEPGPKYSKLHRGEPVEHEGRTVQPEEVVGPDRPGRTLVYTGDTRPTDAVVEASEDADLLVHDATFADDWAERARTTAHATGREAGEVAQEADAKRLALTHISTRYGGNPRPILDDAREAFDGEAFVPDDGRRIDVPFPDE, translated from the coding sequence ATGCGCGTGACGTTTCTCGGGACGAGCGGAGCGGTGCCGACGACGGAGCGCAACCCCAGCGCGCTCTTCGTCAACAGAGACGGTGACAAGCTCCTGTTCGACTGCGGCGAGGGGACCCAGCGCCAGATGATGCGCTTCGGGACCGGCTTCGCCGTCGACCACGTCTTCGTCACGCACACCCACGGCGACCACGTGCTGGGAATCCCCGGCCTCCTCCAGACGTTCGACTTCAACGACCGCGAGGAGCCGCTGGCGATCCACGCCCCCGCCGGGACGCGAGGCACCATCGAAGACCTCGTCTCGGTCACCGGCGACACGCCCTCGTTCCCGGTCCGGATCACGCAGGTCTCGGCCGGCGACACCGTGCTCGACGGCGACGGTTACGAAGTGCGGGCGATCCGCACCCAGCACCGCTGTCAGTCGGTCGGCTACGCCGTCGTCGAGGACGACCGAAAGGGCCGGTTCGACCGCGAGAAAGCCGAGGAGCAACTCGGGATCGAGCCCGGCCCGAAGTACTCGAAGCTCCACCGCGGCGAGCCGGTCGAACACGAGGGCCGGACCGTCCAGCCCGAGGAGGTCGTCGGTCCGGACCGACCCGGCCGGACGCTGGTCTACACCGGCGACACCCGCCCGACCGACGCCGTCGTCGAAGCCAGCGAGGACGCCGACCTGCTGGTCCACGACGCCACCTTCGCCGACGACTGGGCGGAGCGAGCGCGCACGACGGCACACGCGACCGGCCGCGAGGCCGGCGAGGTCGCACAGGAGGCCGACGCGAAGCGACTCGCGCTCACCCACATCTCGACGCGCTACGGCGGCAATCCCCGGCCGATCCTCGACGACGCCCGCGAGGCCTTCGACGGCGAGGCCTTCGTCCCCGACGACGGCCGCCGGATCGACGTGCCCTTCCCCGACGAGTGA
- a CDS encoding DHH family phosphoesterase gives MGPVPDLDDAATACAQRLCRADRVLLASHIDADGLTSAAVASLALERAGIPFEVVFKKQLDETEIASIAAREYDTVLFTDFGSGQLDVISEHERAGDFEPVIADHHQPAVDGQSPSASGTESRAAETEFHLNPLLVGLDGASELSGAGASYVLARALAEVGETAPPDGNRDLAGLAVVGAVGDMQAVDGELVGANTGIVEEGVAAGVLEEGTDLTLYGKQTRPLPKLLEYATEVPIPGISNDEAGAIRFLESLGLDLKRSGEWRTWADLTDDERQTVASALVQRAVERGVPADDIQTLIGTTYTLTEEPTGTELRDASEFSTLLNATARYERADVGLAVCRGDREAALDRAQTLLSNHRRNLSEGLTLIQERGVTHEDNVQWFDAGSAIRETIVGIVAGMALGTAGVDADKPILAFASKDDDETKVSSRGTGPLVGRGLDLSAVMREAARSVGGDGGGHDIAAGATVPAGKEQAFVDAADEIVADQLGNKS, from the coding sequence ATGGGACCAGTTCCCGACCTCGACGACGCTGCGACCGCGTGCGCTCAGCGCCTCTGTCGCGCGGACCGCGTACTGTTGGCGTCACACATCGACGCCGACGGCCTGACCAGTGCCGCCGTCGCCTCGCTGGCACTGGAGCGGGCGGGGATCCCCTTCGAGGTCGTGTTCAAGAAGCAACTCGACGAGACCGAAATCGCCTCGATCGCCGCCCGCGAGTACGACACCGTCCTCTTTACCGACTTCGGCAGCGGGCAACTCGACGTGATCAGCGAGCACGAGCGAGCGGGCGACTTCGAGCCCGTGATCGCCGACCACCACCAGCCGGCCGTCGACGGGCAAAGCCCGTCTGCCAGTGGAACGGAGTCCCGCGCTGCCGAGACGGAGTTTCACCTGAACCCGCTGCTCGTCGGCCTCGACGGAGCCTCGGAGCTGTCGGGTGCGGGCGCGAGCTACGTCCTCGCGCGTGCGCTGGCCGAGGTCGGCGAGACCGCGCCACCCGACGGGAACCGAGATCTGGCCGGTCTGGCCGTCGTCGGCGCTGTCGGCGACATGCAGGCCGTCGACGGCGAACTCGTCGGCGCGAACACCGGCATCGTCGAGGAGGGCGTCGCGGCCGGCGTCCTCGAAGAGGGGACCGATCTGACGCTGTACGGCAAGCAGACCCGGCCGCTGCCGAAGCTACTGGAGTACGCCACGGAGGTTCCGATCCCCGGCATCTCCAACGACGAGGCCGGCGCGATCCGGTTTCTCGAATCGCTCGGGCTCGACCTGAAGCGGTCCGGCGAGTGGCGCACGTGGGCGGATCTGACCGACGACGAACGCCAGACCGTCGCCAGCGCGCTGGTCCAGCGGGCCGTCGAGCGGGGCGTGCCCGCCGACGACATCCAGACGCTGATCGGGACGACGTACACGCTGACCGAGGAGCCGACTGGGACGGAGCTGCGCGACGCCAGCGAGTTCTCGACGCTGCTGAACGCGACCGCCCGCTACGAGCGTGCCGACGTGGGCCTGGCGGTGTGTCGTGGCGACCGCGAGGCCGCGCTCGACCGCGCCCAGACGCTGCTCTCGAACCACCGACGGAACCTCTCGGAGGGACTGACGCTGATCCAGGAGCGGGGCGTGACCCACGAGGACAACGTCCAGTGGTTCGACGCGGGCTCGGCGATCCGCGAGACGATCGTCGGCATCGTCGCCGGCATGGCGCTGGGGACGGCTGGCGTGGACGCCGACAAGCCGATCCTCGCGTTCGCCAGCAAGGACGACGACGAGACGAAAGTCTCCTCGCGCGGCACCGGCCCGCTCGTGGGTCGCGGCCTGGACCTCTCTGCGGTGATGCGCGAGGCGGCCCGTTCGGTCGGCGGCGACGGCGGGGGCCACGACATCGCGGCCGGTGCGACCGTCCCGGCGGGCAAAGAGCAGGCTTTCGTCGACGCCGCCGACGAGATCGTGGCCGACCAGCTCGGCAACAAGAGCTAA